From Vibrio splendidus, a single genomic window includes:
- a CDS encoding YeeE/YedE thiosulfate transporter family protein, giving the protein MLLLSLFFITVIGFLAQTTGLCMVRGVKEATSGKPVFLVSILLSGSSVWLAIAIAYFLDQPIRLNSNFPTILTALGGFTFGLGAAFNGGCGVSTISRFARGQIMMVATILGWLVSWLLFVDLFTDRAGKAYLISPVLHIMILICLSVVLLVVASKSDTKTRKLWLSMLGIGVMAGLVFIYEPHWTPSGLLKSVGLSVWNGNGAAWPRSERFYLFFFLVLGMAIAAFVTKSFRFEFVSLIQLTKHFFSGTLMGLGAVMAGGGNDSQLLVALPALSAAGLVATLSIVIGIFIGLKLLDK; this is encoded by the coding sequence ATGTTGCTTCTATCACTTTTCTTCATCACGGTTATTGGTTTTCTAGCCCAAACTACCGGGCTTTGTATGGTGCGAGGAGTGAAAGAAGCGACAAGCGGAAAACCAGTGTTTTTGGTCTCAATTCTTTTAAGCGGGTCGTCTGTTTGGTTAGCAATAGCTATCGCATATTTTCTGGACCAACCTATTCGCTTGAATAGTAACTTTCCCACGATATTGACGGCTCTTGGAGGGTTTACTTTTGGTTTAGGAGCGGCATTCAATGGTGGGTGCGGTGTATCTACCATTAGTCGTTTTGCCAGAGGTCAGATCATGATGGTAGCAACAATTCTAGGTTGGCTGGTGTCATGGCTATTATTCGTTGATCTCTTTACTGATAGAGCAGGGAAGGCATATTTAATCTCCCCTGTTTTGCACATAATGATACTAATTTGTTTATCAGTAGTACTACTTGTTGTTGCTTCAAAAAGTGATACTAAAACTCGTAAGCTTTGGTTGTCTATGCTGGGGATCGGTGTCATGGCAGGGCTAGTATTTATTTATGAACCTCATTGGACTCCCAGTGGGTTGTTAAAATCTGTCGGGCTATCTGTATGGAATGGGAATGGAGCTGCTTGGCCAAGATCTGAAAGGTTCTACTTATTCTTTTTTCTTGTGCTTGGCATGGCCATAGCGGCTTTTGTAACGAAATCATTTAGGTTTGAATTTGTGTCATTGATTCAGCTAACTAAGCATTTCTTTTCAGGAACATTAATGGGATTGGGAGCTGTTATGGCCGGTGGCGGAAACGATTCACAGTTACTAGTCGCATTACCTGCGCTATCAGCTGCTGGTCTTGTCGCTACATTGAGTATTGTTATTGGTATTTTTATAGGATTGAAGTTGTTGGATAAATGA